One segment of Thermococcus sp. AM4 DNA contains the following:
- a CDS encoding permease, with the protein MRADGKVPKGPGKGAMKNQKKALLRDLAFLGAVVAITAVLLLVFPEKRAPVFSASKDYLVEMLLVMPAVMVLMGLFSVFVPDELIVKYLGKSSGLKGMLIAILIGTFPTGPLYVAFPIAASLLRKGARVASVVVFLSAWACIKIPQELVELQFLGLRFMVTRLALTIVFVLAMGLLMERILGRELRDVPGAPEPGRR; encoded by the coding sequence TTGAGGGCCGACGGCAAAGTTCCAAAGGGTCCGGGGAAGGGGGCAATGAAAAACCAGAAGAAGGCCCTTCTGCGCGATTTGGCTTTCCTCGGTGCCGTCGTGGCGATAACCGCGGTGCTCCTCCTCGTGTTCCCGGAGAAGAGGGCCCCGGTTTTCTCGGCGTCGAAGGACTACCTCGTGGAGATGCTCCTCGTAATGCCGGCGGTAATGGTCCTGATGGGCCTGTTCTCGGTTTTCGTCCCCGATGAACTAATCGTGAAGTATCTCGGGAAAAGCTCCGGGCTTAAAGGCATGCTGATAGCGATACTCATCGGTACCTTCCCGACCGGACCGCTCTACGTGGCCTTCCCTATAGCGGCGTCTTTGCTCAGGAAAGGCGCCCGCGTCGCGAGCGTCGTTGTTTTCCTCTCGGCCTGGGCCTGCATAAAGATTCCGCAGGAGCTGGTTGAGTTGCAGTTCCTTGGGCTGAGGTTCATGGTAACGAGGCTGGCCCTCACGATAGTCTTCGTGCTGGCAATGGGCCTGCTCATGGAGAGGATTTTGGGGAGGGAGCTGAGGGACGTTCCCGGGGCGCCGGAGCCGGGAAGGCGGTGA
- a CDS encoding permease, with protein MNGTTLFINALALACLALGFMKDRAKTRQALKVSVKFFVRILPTMLAIILIIGLMSGFVPPKTISRVVGQEAGFIGVLTVAVLGAILQIPSLIAFPLAASLLKMGASLTSVAVFITTLTMIGFVMLPLEIRILGKRFTLLRNALSFAIAILIGLLMGVLL; from the coding sequence ATGAACGGAACGACGCTCTTCATAAACGCCCTCGCCCTTGCTTGCCTCGCCCTCGGCTTCATGAAGGACCGGGCAAAGACAAGGCAGGCTCTGAAGGTCTCCGTGAAGTTTTTCGTGCGGATTCTTCCGACGATGCTCGCGATAATCCTGATAATCGGCCTTATGTCCGGCTTCGTGCCTCCGAAGACCATTTCCCGTGTCGTCGGCCAGGAAGCGGGGTTCATCGGCGTTTTAACGGTAGCGGTTCTTGGGGCGATACTCCAGATACCGTCCTTGATAGCGTTCCCCCTCGCCGCTTCCCTGCTCAAGATGGGGGCCTCGCTAACCTCGGTGGCGGTCTTCATAACGACGCTGACGATGATTGGCTTCGTGATGCTGCCGCTCGAGATTAGAATCCTCGGGAAGCGCTTCACCCTGCTGAGAAACGCCCTCAGCTTCGCAATCGCGATTCTGATAGGTCTTTTAATGGGGGTGTTGCTTTGA